The nucleotide sequence AGTACAGGCCGCTCGGGGCGCTGGGGTAGGACAGCTTGATGTCCAGGCACGAGGCGAGCGCCTTGTCGGCGCGGCTGCCGTCCCGGCCGTCGGGGCGAGGGAGCACCACTCCGGTGACGACCGGCACGCCCCCCTTGGGTGCGGCGCTGACCGGACCGCCGCCGAGGATGTCGGCCGAGGCGGGGGACATGAGCGACAGCGGAGCGATCACGATCGCCGCGGCGACCGCCATTCTGATGGCGGTGGTGGGGGAAGGCAGGCGGTACATCGTCACCCTTCGTCCAGCTTCGGGAGGTACATCCAGGTCCAGCTGATCGGTTACTCAGAGTGAAATCGTAGGAAGGGTTACGCCCTGTGACCAGGGTGTTCTCCAGAGTTCCCCCACGTGTAGTAATCGCGGGCCGGTCGGGTGCCTCGATCGCCTGTTCGGTTCAGGCGGGCTGGCGGGGCGTCGCGTACCAGGGGGGTGACACACTGCTACGTATGGACGACGATCACCGTGGACAGGGGCGAGGCCGTGGTTGACGCATTCCCCACCGGCCGGCGCCCCTGGCCGGTGGAGCTCAGGGAGGGGCCGGTGAGCCTGCGACCGCTGCGTCGCCGGGACGCCAAGCGGTGGCGCGCCGTCCGCTCGACCAACATCGCCTGGCTCGCCCCCTGGGAGGCGACTCACCCGGAAGCCGGTGAGGCGGCGCCGAGCTTCACGCAGATGGTGCGGGCCTTCACGCGTGAGGCCAAGGCGGGGCGCATGCTGCCCTTCGCCGTGATCCTCGATGGCGAGCTGGTCGGGCAGCTCACCGTTGCCGGAATCACTTGGGGCTCATTGCGTTCGGGCCATATCGGGTACTGGGTCGATCGATCCGTGGCCGGCCGCGGGGTGATCCCGACGGCGGTGGCGCTGGCTGCCGATCACTGCTTCTTCACCGTGGGGCTGCATCGGGTCGAGGTCAACATCCGGCCCGAGAATCAGGCCAGTCTGCGGGTGGCGCAGAAGCTCGGATTTCGGCCCGAGGGCATTCGCCGACGGTTCCTGCACATCGACGGTGACTGGCGCGATCACGCCACCTTCGCCCTCACGCGGGAGGAGGTTCCCGACGGTCTGATGCCGCGGTGGCGGACCTTGATGGAGGACCGTCAGGCGGAGGGGCTGTCCGGTGGGTTGGGTGTCGATCCTCGCCAGTCGTCCGTCCTGTCACGCCAGTCACAGCAGTTACCACCAGACTCTGCAGCGACACACCGCTGACGGTGCGTGAGGTCACCCTCACGGCAGCTTACGTTTGCCTATCGTGCAGCCCAGCTCCCTCGTCTTCGTCGCGATCATCGCGGTGTGGGCTGCCATTCTCCTGCCACTGTGGGTATCGAGCCGCGAGGCCCTGGGGCACTCTCGTGGGGCGGATCGTGACTCTGAGCACATGAGGATGCTCGCGCGGCGTGAGACGCGGCCGGCCTCGACCGGTACGCCGTCGTCGGCCCCGTTACTGAACGCCTCGCCCCGTGGCCGGGGTGATACGCCGGTGATCACCGCGGGTCGCGGGCCGGGTCTGTCGGAGCCCCACGCGGCGTCCGGGTTCACGCGTGCGGTTCGCGCTGCCGCCTCACCGCGGGTGAGCGCCGCCGGGCGACGTGCCCGGGTGCTGGCCACGCTGACGGTGTTCGCGCTGACGTCGTGGGCCGTCGCGGCCCTGCCGCAGGTGCCGGCCTGGGTGGCGGTCCCCGCCACGGGGCTGCTGCTCGTCGATGTCCTGGTGCTGGTGGCGACC is from Kineosporiaceae bacterium and encodes:
- a CDS encoding GNAT family N-acetyltransferase — its product is MELREGPVSLRPLRRRDAKRWRAVRSTNIAWLAPWEATHPEAGEAAPSFTQMVRAFTREAKAGRMLPFAVILDGELVGQLTVAGITWGSLRSGHIGYWVDRSVAGRGVIPTAVALAADHCFFTVGLHRVEVNIRPENQASLRVAQKLGFRPEGIRRRFLHIDGDWRDHATFALTREEVPDGLMPRWRTLMEDRQAEGLSGGLGVDPRQSSVLSRQSQQLPPDSAATHR